In Mycobacteriales bacterium, the DNA window CAGCTGGCCCATCTCGTCGGCCAGGGTCGGCTGGTAGCCCACCGCGGAGGGCATGCGGCCGAGCAGCGTCGACACCTCGGACCCGGCCTGGGTGAACCGGAAGATGTTGTCGATGAACAGCAGCACGTCTTGCTTCTGCTCGTCACGGAAGTATTCCGCCATCGTCAGCGCGGCCAGGGCGACCCGCAGCCGGGTGCCCGGCGGCTCGTCCATCTGACCGAACACCAGCGCGGTGTCCTTGAGGACGTCGGCCTCCGCCATCTCGAGGTAGAGGTCGTTGCCCTCGCGGGTGCGCTCGCCGACGCCCGCGAACACCGAGCGGCCACCGAACTGCTGCGCGACGCGGCGGATCATCTCCTGGATGACGACGGTCTTGCCGACCCCGGCGCCGCCGAACATCCCGATCTTGCCGCCGCGCACGTAGGGCGCGAGCAGGTCGATGACCTTGATGCCGGTCTCGAACATCTCGGTCCTGGGCTCGAGGTCCTCGAGCTTCGGCGCGGGCCGGTGGATCGGCCAGCGCTTCGTGACCGCGGTGTCCGGGTCGTCGAGGGACTGCCCGAGGGTGTTCCACACGTGCCCGAGCGTCTCGTCACCGACCGGGACGCTGATCGGGGCGCCGGTGTCCTCGACCGGCACGCCGCGAACCAGGCCGTCGGTGGGCTGCATCGAGATGCAGCGCACCTGGTTGTCACCGATGTGCTGCGCGACCTCGAGCGTCAGCGTCAGCGTCTCCCCGCCCAGGGTGCGGTCGAC includes these proteins:
- the atpD gene encoding F0F1 ATP synthase subunit beta, whose amino-acid sequence is MTATLQERPGTSSGGAGRVVRVIGPVVDVEFAPDDMPEIYNALHVDRTLGGETLTLTLEVAQHIGDNQVRCISMQPTDGLVRGVPVEDTGAPISVPVGDETLGHVWNTLGQSLDDPDTAVTKRWPIHRPAPKLEDLEPRTEMFETGIKVIDLLAPYVRGGKIGMFGGAGVGKTVVIQEMIRRVAQQFGGRSVFAGVGERTREGNDLYLEMAEADVLKDTALVFGQMDEPPGTRLRVALAALTMAEYFRDEQKQDVLLFIDNIFRFTQAGSEVSTLLGRMPSAVGYQPTLADEMGQL